A segment of the Mugil cephalus isolate CIBA_MC_2020 chromosome 13, CIBA_Mcephalus_1.1, whole genome shotgun sequence genome:
actgtttttctttgattgtaTTTTGATTTAATCCTCACGTTAGATAAACCTGTGGGCCCATGAGGAGATACCTTGTctagaaatgacaaaaagaagcTGGTATAATCTTTGACAATAAGACATAAAATCTGAGGGTAGATATGGaggaacaataaataaaaaagtcaatTACACAGTATCTGTGTAAATCCTGTTTCCACACTTCCTGCCACTGCCAATAACTTTTCACTGTGTCCACCTCATTTTCACTTCAGGGATTTCAGTTGCCCTCCCCACCAGAGCCCCCTACAGTTGAAGCAGAGTATTACACCATTGCAGACTTCCAGTCCTGTATATCTGATGGCATCAGTTTCAATGGAGGACAAAAAGCAGAGGTaagtaatatatttttaaagtacTCTTCGGAtcataagttttattttatgtccttTTCTGTTCACCTTTGGACTGTGTTTGGGGAGTTTTGCTTTCTCCAAGAGAACATCTTGGGGGAAAATGTGtgataaagtgtttttattagactaaacatttttttattttatttatttttttgctatgTGTATTTTAGGTCATTGAGAAGAACTCTGGTGGCTGGTGGTACGTCCAGATAGGAGAGAAAGAGGGCTGGGCTCCCTGCTCCTACATTGACAAACGAAAAAAGCCTAACCTGAATCGTAGGACAAGCACTCTGTGCCGCCCAAAAgttccacctccagctccacctgtcAAAAAACAGGACTCGGTGGAGACAGCGCCGCCCAGCAGCCCTGGGTCTGAGGCCCCAGAATCTCCTGTGTCTCCTGGGAGGCCGGTGTATGAAGAACCAGAATATGATGTCCCTGCCATCGGTGATCTGGACATGGAGTCTGAGTTTGAGTTTTTGAGGGGAGTAGGTTCCTTGGTGGATGGAAAGAATGAGGACACTTCCTCTGAGAGGGGATCTCATTTGTCCTCCAAACCTTCTCCAGCCTCATCCCTCCACAGTGCCTCCTTCAAGATGGGTGAGTCATTTGAAGACAGCCACGAGGCGGAGGGGGAgccagagggagaggaagagtgTATCTATGAGAATGATGGCTTCCGGCCATTCAGGGAGACCCCAGAGAGGCAGTGCAGCAGGGATTCAAATTCTTCTAAGACAAGTGTCCTGTCAGAAACTGGCAAGACTGCAAACGCAGCACCGGGTGGATGGAGATCTGCAGGCATCAAGCTCAAGATCGACTTGAACGGGAGCCCATTTTCAGCCAAAGTTGAGGAGGCATCCAGTCCTAAATCTGCCTGTACTGAGTCCACCCCAGATTTGTCCAGACACAAGAAAGAACAGGATGAAAGCAAGGCACCCTCTTCTACCAAGTCCTCCAGTAAGCTCAGACCCGTGGTGAGGCCCAAACCACAGCTAGCCAAGGCGTCCAGTGCAGAGAAGATGGACATCAGCACCTTGAGAAGACAGCTGAGACCAACAGGGCAGCTGAAGAATGGCACCAAAGCTAAGGGTGAGGATTCAGAGACAGCTTCAGTCATTTCCTCTGAGGACTCCTTCTCTTCTCAAAGCACATCCGATCTCTCCTCCATCTATTCCAAAGGCAGTCGGGGAGACTCTGACCTGGAAGGCTGCTGCCTGTATCGCACCACAGATCCCTATGAGAAAGTCCAAGAGTCTGAGCTCAGCTTCCCTGCTGGAGTGGAGGTGGAAGTGCTGGAGAAGCAGGAGAGCGGCTGGTGGTATGTTCGTTGGGGAGATACCGAGGGTTGGGCTCCAACTTACTTCCTGGAGCCCGTCAGACAACAAGATGATATGGCAGGGTCTGAATCTGATGGCACCCCGACTAAACCTGGAAGCCTCAGCAAGTCCAACAGCCTGGAGAAAAACGAACAAAGGGTGCGAGCGTTGAACAACATCAACCAAAACCTGAAGAAAGTCACCCCACCCATCCCCTCCAAGCCTCCAGGTGGCCTCTCCAAACCTACCAGCCTGTTTGGTTCACTCAAACAGAACAGcaccaaacagcagcaggttgtCAGACCTCAATCTGTCTTCATCTCAGCCCCAATCAGGGATGGTCCCAGCCCTGTTGGCTCTCTCAGGAGAAACGAGTCCCTCAACTCAACAGACCACCCACGCGTCAGCCCCACGGTGCGGCGCAATGCCTCCTTTGGCACCGTGCCACGCAACCTGGCACAAAACAACGTAGCACTCTCCAACAGGAACAGATCTGGTACCGGTAGCTCTGAATCCCTCGGTCTCAGCTCCCAGAAGAATGCCCTCCCTGTGTCCACAGTGAAACCAAAGCCCCACATCATCCACAACAACCTCAGAGAGGTGTATGTCTCCATAGCAGATTACCATGGCGACGAGGAGACCATGGGGTTTCCTGAGGGGACGAGTCTGGAGGTTCTTGAAAGAAACCCCAATGGCTGGTGGTACTGCAAGGTTCTTGACAATGGCAGACCAAGGAAAGGATGGGTTCCCTCAAATTACCTCGAGAAAAAGCACTAGCACTCGTGTGTGGAGCTGGCGCAACTCTGAACATACAAGTAAAGACTACTCTCAcgtttgttttgtgaaaaacCCTTGGACATCAAGTCAGGATTGAAATCTCACCCGGTACCTTAGCCACAACAAGCAGCCAGACCAAATTTTAGCTTTAAGATGAAGGAACACATTTGTCCAAATGAGTCTACACGACACAGTGCCTGAGACTTTACATTAGGAGCAGTACGTTGGGACAAGTCCAAGGAGAACACCAGAAAGTTAAGGAATGATTCAATGATATTCTCCAGCAATTTGCCTTTAACTTGAAATAATACGTCATTTTGTGTCTACTCCTTGAACCCTTTTCTGTAATTTTGTAATGtaatttttaaacacttttttttttaagaatttaaaGCTTACTGCATGTTCGATTTCTTATACTGACGATGCCTTGAGCTGTTGAAGTTAAAACCTTTACTCCTCCTTTCCTTGAAGAAAATCTCCGTTGTCGCCAAAGCTGCTTTGTGTTAGTCTCATCTTggtgctgcatgtttttttttatatatatctttatactgtatgtcacttTTACGTGAAGTATTTTATCCATTTAATTGTGTAATAATGTCCTAATGAAACAATTTGTGAGCATCTCTTATTATCAGTATTTTCTTGCCCTTAAAGAAAAAGAGCTCCACTTTTTTTCGCCCATTTCAGGGACTAATTGTCCAAAATGAAAATTTCCCTAATGTTagtgaaaataatatttattcattacttTAATATCATattaatacttattttattattattgcttttctgactgaaaaatgaaaccaatcACAGCAGCTGCAACATTTCTAAACTAAGCTGCTTTATTAATCATAACATTTTGAATTTCTGCTGGGCAGTAAATTTGAcacaactcttttctttttgggatgctcacttttgttttatgttaactGTGTGGTAAGTGCCAAAAGAATGACTTTAATAAATGCACTTTTGAACAATCGTctgtaatgtctttttaaatttccaTCACTCTTTGCCAACACATCAGGTTTGTTCGTGTAATAAACTTGTACCCAGACTTCCACCAACGCCGCATGATGTGTTGCGTATGTTCCTTTGAAATGAGGCTGTTTTTAACATTGAATTATGTTAAATAGAATATTGATCAGATATTTTAATGCCCATGGTGTGATGACTCATTAAACCATGGCAGAAAACTGAGAACTGAAGAGGAAATAATGACCTGTACTTTCACACTGACACGCATTTAGAAAGCCGTACACTAAAATTAGCCTAATTCCTTGTGCAGCACGTATTTTTAGGGGTAGTCGTGTctactgtgtgtgaacataaTGTGCAAAGGGACTCATTATCGTCCAAATTAATTGCAAACTAATATGGCGTATAACAAACTATATAATGAAAACTTATCACAGGCTATAATCACTGGTAATGTCATGTTCTCTCTCAGTTCCTTTGTGCCTTTGAGTACAAAATGTTTGACCATCTAGATGATGTCATGTAAATACATTAGATGGTTTCTCTGCTTCAGAAGAACCTCGAAGCTTGACTTTGGTTTCGACGGCTTTCATTCTGCGGTTGCCGGGCTGCTTCATTTTGCATCAACTGACAAAGCCAAAGTCTGAGTTACCAGCGTAGAGTTGCAGTCTGTAATATTGTCGCCTTCAGCTGTAATCAGAAAGACACCAAATCAAAACACTGGTGCAGTTTTCCAGTGTCAGATGCTGCACATTGCTGATATATTGGATTTGGTGCCTGAAAGATAATCAGATTTATCGCCCACAGGAATctaatgtgaaatgtgtccaTCCCGCTGGCTGCTTCCTCTCCACAGTCATTGGCTTGGAGTGAATTGTGAATGTCTGTTCATCATCTGTACAACAGCTTTATCTGCTGACTGAGTGTtaagtgtgtgtatttacatgtttgGAGTATTTAATTTTCCGTGCACTCCAATGATAAATCATGGGgtaagacagaagaagaagaagaaatggaataTGTGCAGGTGAGATTATGACACAAACGTAAAATATTATAATCCTGTTGCCTAAAATAGTGAGAGACCTCTACAGCATAATAGTTGATTGTTGACATTAAATAAGTGCGACTAGATGAGATAagcaaaatgtgtttgaaaGCCCAGggctttaattattttctaaaatgtatcTTTGCTATTATTAGAAAATAGGAAATAAAGTCTGAAAATACTGATTCAAAGTGCAAAAGGTTTGTAAGGTTAAAATTAAGTGTTTCTTTGCTGTAAAAAAAGTAATCATAACCTCTTTCACAAACATTCTGAGTGGTAAACGGTTGATTGAAATAGATTTCCTATTAGATGCACTGAATACATTATTGATCAGACATTGCTGCTGACTTTGTCCTTGGTTTTCCTCTCCGCATACAAGTTGCTGGACACGTTTGTGGCCACTGGAGGGCAGCAGCACTCAGTCCACATAACAAAGTGTCACACTAACCTTCACCTGTGTCTTCAGTGTAATTAGATGCGTGAAACCAACTCAATTGGTATTTAACAGTGATACAAAGTCGTACCTTTTAATACAACTGCACTCGTAGTCTGTCTTTCAAACCGGACAGAGAAAAAGATTTTACATCACACTTAATGCCAAAAGCTTAAAGCCTCAGCTACCACAGAAGAACAAACACTGTCTGATGTCTagttaaaattcaaaaatgataGCGTTGTGCTTTTTTGGAATACAAATGTGATACCTTAATAGATGGTGTGCGTGTTTGACCAAACAGCTGTCTAGAAGAGATACCACAACACGACTCAAACAAGTCTGCCAAGCCCTTAAGCCTCCAGAAGGCCGTCAGCCAGGTTCACTGAGAGGTCTGAGTGGAAAGTCTGTGTGTACACAGACACCAGCGAGATATACTGTATTCATGTCACTTTCACAGACCCTGGTGGTGCATTTCCCCCTCACCTCTGAGAACACTTGGCCAAGAACGGCAGTCACTGCCGCCTGTTTCATGTCTGGAAGTCATGGGCTGTATTGGTGCCTATTGGAGTGCAGCATAAAACAGTGCTGCATTAGAGCCAGGCCTGCAGGGTAGTAAATAACAGATGATGTTCACTCTGGCCAGGTCTACATACCTCGGCTCTAAACAGTTTCTCTCTGAGTTATAGCCGTTTACTAAAAGCCCTTGCCTTTGTTATTCATATAGTATATAGCAGTATGTTAGTCAAGTATACTGCTGCGGAGAGTGATTGTGTTGGGTGTGAGGCGTCACAGAGATGGCTGGCTGCCATTTTGTTCTCAAACTCTCGCCCGGTTTCTCTCGTATAAGAGGTTAATCAATCATCAAACACTtgcaaaatgtgtattttggaATAAAGTAGCGACTTCAACACTGAAATTATTAGTTTACACTTTATATTGCAATTTCAGTCAAATGCAGGAGATAtacttttctctgtgtgtaaaacctgaaaatgttaaaatcagacacacacaaacagacacaaagtgAAGCCAGTGATCCAGACCTCAATTTTTattcaacaaacagaaaataattagcAAATTCAGAAACAACTAAGAATGTTTTTAACTCCTAAACCCAGCAACAGTAATGAGCCATATTCCTATCCAAAAATACAATGCCCATCTTCACTTCACCTTCCTCTACTGctggttttgtttagtttggacTGAGTATATTTGGTCACGTTTaagaaattcaacaaaaaaaacgtgtagGGTTTTATGGAACTACTCAAtacaacacaattaaatatgTTCATGTAGGGTTAAACATAGTTTTACCTAAAGGTAAACAAAGCTAACTTGACATTGTTTGCCAAATTAATgccacattttaataaatggcATAAAAGCAAGCATTTGGCAATTTGGGAAATAAAAGTATGGAACCTATTCACACATTTGTGCGGAAGTGGCTAGCTAGTTAGCCAAGCTGCACTGAAGCCCAGCAATGAACCCTGTCACATATTGAAAATTTACATATTAAACTGCAGATTTTACAAAAGGTTATGTGCCAAATGAGGTCattgttttttagtgtttgttaGTGTAGTCTTTTGTCAGAGCAGGCTAGCAGTTTGCGCCGGTTGCTATGGTTTCTAGTCTTTATACTGAACTAAGTTAGCCAGCTGCTAGCTGTAGCTTAAGTTGCTGGTTACAAGATGTGAAGAAAACAATGGCACGCCATCACCTTTTCAAGTGGCGAGGCAAAATTATAAGCTAATAGTTGCTATTTGTCCACCGAGAAGTTATGGAGCAACTTTGTCACTCAATTAAAGACGTGTTCCTGCCCAGACCCGTTGAAGCTAAGTCCGATATTCACTAAGCCAGCTATCGAGGGACATGTCTGGATTATTTTTAGCTGACGATGCTGTTAAGCCAATGGAGCTGCAATGGCAATATATACATTTGATAAAAATATCAGTTATAGCACCCATATCTTAAAGTTATGCACCAATATCATTGAGATCAAACACCCTGAAACCACAAGTATTAACATGTCAGAATGCATTTTATTAGTGTTGTGTTCTGGTGCATTTGTACTGTTTGGAGGCAGCATTTAAAGGCAGGGGCCAAGGATGAAttcatttttatccatttctTCCATTGGATACTTTAGTATTTTAGAAAAGTATGTTGGACGTGTGCAAGGTCTTAATCTCCTGTGGGATTATTTCCTTCTGAATTAATCAAATGAAAGACACATGTGCCAAGATTGCAGCGCTTGAGTTAATGTACTTTGCTTCATGCAGCCACTGGAGAGTGGTATTGATCCTCTCATCTAGGGCCCCACCACGAAGTGAACAAGCACTTtccaaaaaaatgtcaaactactaTTCTTTCAAATCAGCTGACACCACCATAGAGCCTTTAGGGAAATAAAGTTTTCTATTGTCTTTGATTATAcaaccataaaataaacaatttctTACATTTTGGACACTATAGCCACACATatgaaacacacagtgacaaTTCTTAATAGTAgcattgataaaaataaataaacctcctAATGTACAGTTAATATTACACTCCTCAATACCATTTAGTTCTAATAAAAATGttccacaatgttttttttttctttaatttttctttcttctaggTCATATTTGgtcaggaagaaaaacaaaacaaataccaGGTAGAAATGTAAAAGCTGAGCATCTCTCAACAAAATTCCAGTATTATGCAATGCAGTGACAGAGGCGACAAGGCGATATTTAAACATCTGATCTAAATATGCACACTGATATTAAGCACACTGAAGTGTTTGCTTCTAAACCAGGTTGTCTTGTTACACCTGTTCACGTGAGAGACACAATAGCTAAGAAAAAGTGGCTTTAAGATGAATATTAACCTCAGTATCCCTCCTCGTTTTCACAGTGAGGAGCCAAACACACCAGTACATTTGTCCAGACTTTAAAAGGCACACTAGAAAACTTAACCGTCATTCAGATTTACAGTTATACAACATGACTGCAATTATTTTCCTCCACAGTGACGAGATGACAAGCTTCAACACCTTGAAAACAAACCAGCACTTACtactttaaagaaaaatgactaAGTAATGTTTCAGCAAGGC
Coding sequences within it:
- the sh3pxd2ab gene encoding SH3 and PX domain-containing protein 2A isoform X1, producing the protein MQFRTVLDVNVVDVQKRRNPSKHYVYLINVTYSDSTSHVIYRRYSKFFDLQMRILDKFPIEGGQKDPKKRIIPFLPGKVLFRRSHIRDVAVRRLKHLDNYCKALMKLPSHISQSEEVLKFFETKSEDLNPPSEDCGGSGRRKSGLDASDPMLLEQYVVVASYEKQEPAEISLQAGEVVDVIEKSESGWWFVSTAEEQGWVPATYLNSHSGTRDDLELGASKAGEVTKRHKAHLKRLDRRWTLGGVISRQQSREEKYVTVQPYSSQGKDEIAFEKGVTVEVIQKNLEGWWFIRYQDKEGWAPASYLKKVKDDFSPRKKTVTGPVEIIGNIMEISNLLNKKALSEKDVQTEGVPESPQVGRKEISLPIPCADSSPVNAPQDGKSKAEPPSPAIARIAPHRVEIGSPVLRQKPPPRRDATLGFQLPSPPEPPTVEAEYYTIADFQSCISDGISFNGGQKAEVIEKNSGGWWYVQIGEKEGWAPCSYIDKRKKPNLNRRTSTLCRPKVPPPAPPVKKQDSVETAPPSSPGSEAPESPVSPGRPVYEEPEYDVPAIGDLDMESEFEFLRGVGSLVDGKNEDTSSERGSHLSSKPSPASSLHSASFKMGESFEDSHEAEGEPEGEEECIYENDGFRPFRETPERQCSRDSNSSKTSVLSETGKTANAAPGGWRSAGIKLKIDLNGSPFSAKVEEASSPKSACTESTPDLSRHKKEQDESKAPSSTKSSSKLRPVVRPKPQLAKASSAEKMDISTLRRQLRPTGQLKNGTKAKGEDSETASVISSEDSFSSQSTSDLSSIYSKGSRGDSDLEGCCLYRTTDPYEKVQESELSFPAGVEVEVLEKQESGWWYVRWGDTEGWAPTYFLEPVRQQDDMAGSESDGTPTKPGSLSKSNSLEKNEQRVRALNNINQNLKKVTPPIPSKPPGGLSKPTSLFGSLKQNSTKQQQVVRPQSVFISAPIRDGPSPVGSLRRNESLNSTDHPRVSPTVRRNASFGTVPRNLAQNNVALSNRNRSGTGSSESLGLSSQKNALPVSTVKPKPHIIHNNLREVYVSIADYHGDEETMGFPEGTSLEVLERNPNGWWYCKVLDNGRPRKGWVPSNYLEKKH
- the sh3pxd2ab gene encoding SH3 and PX domain-containing protein 2A isoform X2 produces the protein MQFRTVLDVNVVDVQKRRNPSKHYVYLINVTYSDSTSHVIYRRYSKFFDLQMRILDKFPIEGGQKDPKKRIIPFLPGKVLFRRSHIRDVAVRRLKHLDNYCKALMKLPSHISQSEEVLKFFETKSEDLNPPSEDCGGSGRRKSGLDASDPMLLEQYVVVASYEKQEPAEISLQAGEVVDVIEKSESGWWFVSTAEEQGWVPATYLNSHSGTRDDLELGASKAGEEEKYVTVQPYSSQGKDEIAFEKGVTVEVIQKNLEGWWFIRYQDKEGWAPASYLKKVKDDFSPRKKTVTGPVEIIGNIMEISNLLNKKALSEKDVQTEGVPESPQVGRKEISLPIPCADSSPVNAPQDGKSKAEPPSPAIARIAPHRVEIGSPVLRQKPPPRRDATLGFQLPSPPEPPTVEAEYYTIADFQSCISDGISFNGGQKAEVIEKNSGGWWYVQIGEKEGWAPCSYIDKRKKPNLNRRTSTLCRPKVPPPAPPVKKQDSVETAPPSSPGSEAPESPVSPGRPVYEEPEYDVPAIGDLDMESEFEFLRGVGSLVDGKNEDTSSERGSHLSSKPSPASSLHSASFKMGESFEDSHEAEGEPEGEEECIYENDGFRPFRETPERQCSRDSNSSKTSVLSETGKTANAAPGGWRSAGIKLKIDLNGSPFSAKVEEASSPKSACTESTPDLSRHKKEQDESKAPSSTKSSSKLRPVVRPKPQLAKASSAEKMDISTLRRQLRPTGQLKNGTKAKGEDSETASVISSEDSFSSQSTSDLSSIYSKGSRGDSDLEGCCLYRTTDPYEKVQESELSFPAGVEVEVLEKQESGWWYVRWGDTEGWAPTYFLEPVRQQDDMAGSESDGTPTKPGSLSKSNSLEKNEQRVRALNNINQNLKKVTPPIPSKPPGGLSKPTSLFGSLKQNSTKQQQVVRPQSVFISAPIRDGPSPVGSLRRNESLNSTDHPRVSPTVRRNASFGTVPRNLAQNNVALSNRNRSGTGSSESLGLSSQKNALPVSTVKPKPHIIHNNLREVYVSIADYHGDEETMGFPEGTSLEVLERNPNGWWYCKVLDNGRPRKGWVPSNYLEKKH